The following nucleotide sequence is from Schistosoma mansoni strain Puerto Rico chromosome 4, complete genome.
gaaggaaaattcacattgtaattcaccaactagtttcagtacacctccagatgcgtttttagccgttttcttggatagcttcattggcggctttcccagcaagttataagtctctctagacactagagtaatatcggatgctgtgtcaatttgaagacgaaccgctataccattaatctggatagtaacatactttctccgaatgtcatagtctgtttgaaaagctgctatcagagaaagagatttagactcagctgatttcaccacacgtgaaagacgtttatacttcttcttgggctgggacgtacgattcggtggacaatggccttctttatgtccacgtctgttgcacacctgacacttatgcttcttaaatggacagaaccgtacataatgccaatcgccgcataaccaacaggcatccgttggtttgttatgagttttattgggcttctgactttttaacctagtcatagcatttacactactgcaggttaaattagaatttacctgttcaattaactgattgtcgtgtctgatgttctgtagccgcttacactcatctgttaacgttctgagtgtgatgttaggatcttgatccaaacgagttagaagtctggttctaatctcagcatcttgtggtgactggagagctttgatgaatataaggcatttaaattgatcttcagtcaacgagcgtaacttgaacttttcacattctctgttgacgatgtctgctagaacaccatattcatcggcttctcgtttcaccaaattaagacactggtagcgaatactaaacaatgaggaagattcaccgaatatttctgacagctgagatactgtctcctcgaaactgagctctcgaggtaactttggtaatatatgatcagcataacgtgcatgttcatgacttcccaacttgcgcatcaacagtcgagtcttccatgcgtcgtcttgattacaggactctattctaaatgtgtcttcccaacgcttgaaccacgtgagaaaggtattgccacattcggggtcataatagaattctgggatgctgctggcaactgcatcacaagaagaagtacttgtagtagcatgtgaactcgagtagtgTATGTTAAGCTGTTGCGTCAGAGTTTCTAACAAGTGCATTTGtgcgtcaagttgtgcttgctgttgctgtaatattcggctgagctggtcatctgatataggcattttgaatgaattttcctttttccccgtcgccactgttatatttgtgattgttgctatataaacgacccagctattcctattgcttagtattcttatacgatgacactcgacaagaccccaaaatcagaacacgttgaacaggaatcaaattgtattcaaaataataataataataagtgaacagcaatcagcaatcaatagtttaaatatagttcatatatttatagtatatgcataagaagcttatagatttttctgcaataatacgcccgggctgatcggtttaaaattaaccaatcagcgcgcagcaacaccatcatgcataaaacatgcttaatccaatctatatcccactaacacgcCTATggaacgtggccattaagggtAGAGGATATTCGCAAGTCaatagtatttgatcacagatgtcttagaaatatcgttcgcatctgctggaatcaccaggtaagtaatagtgagattaGACGCAgtgttagggaatgatggtaaatcagttgacgaGGTTGTGAATttacatcgactgagatggtcgaGCCACATATTACGCATGCCCAACCaagacgcgcaatgctgactagtattgcaGACGGATGAAAGCTggaggcggccaaaccaagacgtggaatcagttcatgaagtcactaactcctagtctgagccattttggtagatgcagactactaaGTTGtcgtccgcgcgactatcgttaCCGATGGtcggagactctgggtgacatggctcagaatcgatcacaatggcgtaagtgTATACTCTTAGTTTTTTCTTAAACAACAAGGTTGAGATTACCATaactttctacgaactaattctttctccttATCACATCCTTATTTGAAATCTTTTTTTACTACTAGCGAATTAATTGCTCCTATGAATTTGGTATTCATCCTTTTTGTGCTAATGAAGTATAGTAACTTGGAACGACACATACATTTGCCTGGacccacgttgtagctgactgactaacacGTTTCCAATAAATTAATCTATGCATTACGTATTTCACGTTGCGACAACAAATCACGAAAATACTATACACGAGTAAGGCTGAACTAACTGTGAGCTTAAGAAACTTGCTAAAAGCCCATAACAACATCTTAGCTCATTCATTCAACTAGAAGACAACAAATACCCATCAGTTATCATTGTAGGAGTAAGATTAGGTCTTCACAGTCATCAGATGTGCAGTTGAGAGCGCattaaggtatatatatatgcctatTAAGACTAATAGAAAAACGGGTAGGAAGGTTTCAGAAGTCATACGAAAAGCCCTAGTATCTATATAACAAGTTACCTGGAAACGAATGCCAACATTTCTTTTGGAGTCTGTTCCCCAACAGAAAGTACGTTTTGTATTCTATAGTCTTGTAAACGTAGTATAAAGAAACATAGTTTTCCTTTCATTCGACTTCTATGAAGACGCCCACGAACCCACACATTTTGATTGATATTTGACTCATTTGACAAATCTCTCAGTTCAGTGTATTTAGGACCTTCAGTAAACTGTGACTGGCACAGTGGGAGAACACCATATGCATCTGTTGCAGCAAGTATCCCATTTTCCCCAATGAGCGTAACTACAGCTTTCTACATACCGAATGTTCCGTTATTAGAAATTAATGGAATTCACCTGACCAGCCTCTGCCTCCTGAACCTTGGATTTACCTACATCACGTTGCAATTTTCTGAGTTCTTTCTTTGTCTTCTTGTCGTTATCTTGATGAGTAACCTCTGGCATAGTAAAACCTCACGCAGAAAGGCTTCGAAGCGCACAAGACCGCGACCTTGGCGAAAAACTAAATTTGAGGTCCACATCAAGAATAGAACATAGAACAAAATTCCTTCACATGATTCAAATGGTTCTGAATGAAAAAAAGAACCTTTCTCTTCAGGAAGGAGCTTGAGTATATTCGCAAAACAAAGAGGAAATATTCGTAAATTATAGTGGCATACTGACTTAAGTCTTTCAGAATATATCAAGTTTCCAATGAATGACCTCTAAGGTTTCCTTGAAAAGTACTTTTTGTAGTTCGCTCCTGATCCGTAATTTGAGATGCCCATACCTTAGATATTCCTTTCGGTTGAGTATTATTAGAGGTACTTACGTCACACAACTCGTCTATTTTGCTCGATAAATTTGCAGCGTTAGTATTAAGGCAGTTGGGCTTTCTTGTCCTGTCCGTTTGGATTAGCCTTATGTGAATGGACAAAGAAACCTACTTGCAAAAGGTTTTCGGAGTGAGTAATCCTTATCTCTTCTTTCCTTGTTCTTGACAGTCCGCAAGTGGGATAGTCAGTTTCAATATGCTTTTGTGCCTAGTCTTTAAACCAAAAgtttaataacaatagtaatatcaGGTTCGCACTATGAAGTGGTTCTTGCCTCGCCCGAAAACATTTTGGATGCTGACGGAGCGTACAGAGCAACAGTCGTGACGGGAACTAATAAAGAAAACGACAGTCGAAAAAGTGATTCAGCTATTCAACGGGCACGTTGAATTTGCCTACACTTAAGAGTGAAAGCAGTAGCACGCGACTGAGGTATTTTGACAGTCACAACTAGAAAAGATAGTATGAAATCAAGGACCAATTGAACTAAGAATTTCATAAAACGTTTCACTGGTTGGCACTAATGGTTGTAAACGGAATTGACACTTTCGCCTAACGGGCTTCTCTGCCTTATTAAAATGAATCGTCGGTGCCTCCAGATGGAGATTAAAGTAAACGAAACAAATATAAGTGAAAGTAgtactataaaattattataatacaaTATTCCGGGCGCTCAAATTATAGTGAGTTTCCACTTGAATGGCTCTGTGAGAGATGCTTGAAATAATTCATCTGGTGTAGCATATCAAGAATTGATTAGTTACTGAGAGTGAAAAGCATGCTAGTAGTCTACTATATCGCAGCTTTTTTGCAATTTTCGAGTGCTACCCCAACTTTCGTGTTAAACTGAACTTAAATGGACATATCAGGGGATTTCTTGAAATGTTTAGGATGCTGTAAGTCGTTTAAAAATTACCTCTGCGCCACATGTATCCCGAAAAATAAAAAGCTAGTGATTTAGGAAATTCCTCATGGCTCTTAGATTTTTGTTTACAATCTGATTCCATGACCTCTCTTCGAATAAGCTTCAGACTGTCCTTAATCTTCTGAAATGAAGGAGGAAACACTTCGCTTCCATTTTGTGAACAGGATCTAATAAATCTGTCATAAGTTGGGCTTTAGGTCCCACCATTAAACTATTCAAAAATTGCTTCAGAATTACCAATCCAAActttttgtaaaataatttacttgAGATTAGCAAACTCTTGGATTCATGCGTTATACGCTATCAAGAAGGAATCTATATACCTTTTAATCTGGACTTCCATCGtctattttaaacaaattgttcattttattgtttaagACCATATATACTCCCAATCATAAACCCATGAGTGAACTCAGCGCTGTTTTTCTGGCTTAGCCTTATTTGATTGACAAGAGATACTGAAAAATTTCATGTTAAAGTGTTTTCATTCCCCATGCGGTTTTCGTAAGATCGAACATCTATGCTGTCCTGACATCATATGGCCTGTCTGGATACGAAGGCATTATAACTAGTGTTAGTACGGACTGCCTCAACGTGGAAGACATCATTTTAGGTGGATGATAGATCACCTTTATTACCAAGTATTTAGTACTAGAATTCTCAAATAATCGTTGAATCACAACACCTGAAAACTGCAAGGACTATTTTATAGGCTTTCGTTCCTTAACACCATAACTTGAATCTACAAGGTTCACGTCATTTGGAATTCCTCGGGCAGATACGGTCCTTTGGTGTTATAGCACCGACAGAGATTCTTTTAGAGTCACTTCTAATTATGTTGTGTTTTGAGTATAGTGGACCTGTTAGTATCCTCGCACCACTACCCAACGTATGAAAGAGAATGACCGGCAAACGTTGCCAGCTCTAGCGAATGTTACACAATAAATGCTGGTTGATTTAAGTGTTCGGGATCCTTATCTTACGTACGTCGTATAAGCGTTTAGGGAACTATTTTTAAAGTCATAACTGATGGTTGCTATATATCTGTTCAGAAGACTAAAGGGAAGATTCGGGCCAGTCTCCCTATATGATGACAATGAGGTATCCTTCGCATAGCTCGATACGTTTCTCAAGTTTCTTGATTCGCTGAGGTCGAACTCGTCGCAATTCGATCTCCGGATTACAGTCCGACATTCAGTGATTTCTATTCACCGGTTGGCTAGTCTTAAGTGAAGATTGGTCGTCTGGATTATCTTTCAGGTTCCTTTCATAAACCTGACTACCCTAGAGAACACGCGTTTCGTCGGTGGGTCTTGTACGGTCTGTGATATTGTAATGCTTGGTTGCAGCATGACGGCGATGGCATTTGATAGGCTTCGGTGAGTAACTGCCCCCACGTCTGTCACGGATGAACATCACAGGTCACGCTCCTCACAAGGATTCCGGAATCTCCCCTCGTAGTTACTAGTGGTCACATGACGACTGTAAACAAGGGGTCAAATAGATAACTGAATTTTACTGGAATCATCGATCGATTCAATTTAGGCAACCACTGCAAACCTGAAAGCACAATGTGGTTAGTCCTTCTAGATAGGTTCACAATTTCCATGAAACTCAACAACCTTCAAACCTAGTACTGAAAATCATCAAGTGCCCACTTGTGACTAGCTACGCAGTGTAGTCAGATGACAGGTTTTAAGACTGCGGCCTTAACGCCTATCACACAACATATGTTCAGTGGCATTCGGCACTTCAGTATTTAAAAAACGGCTTCTTTTCCTCAGGCGTCTATTTATTACAGAAAGCCAATAAGTTCGACAGTTGCTCATACACCGAAATAGGACAAGTCGTATTGCGGAATGAAGATGATGAGAATATACAGTTTGGTGATAATTGGTTGATCCTCAGTATGGTAGAATCACATGGTGAGGTATCATTACTTGTGTCACTTGGATTCCTCGAAACTTTGCAGTTACTGACAACAACTCGTGATGGAAGTCGTTGTTTTCTTCTCGAAATTCATCTACTTTCACGTTATCAACTACTTAAGGACGATTTAAGGAGGTTATCTTCGTTAGAACCTGCGCAGTCATACTGTTTGCACCATGAATATGGGGTAGATTTGAAGTAAACTAGGAGATTTGATCAAGTGAACAGGAGCCGCAGGGATAGCAGTTGCTTTGTCATTCGTGAAAATGATGAATCCTCAGCCTTCCATAAAGCTTCGGAAGCGTTGTACAGAACAATGCATTATTAAAAGTTTCCTGTTGCAATTGCTATATTTTAGTTTGCTACCGAGTTACCAACCTGGTGAGGACTCTCAGGATCATAAAAAGTTGTCTATTCACTGCCTCAAACTGCACGAATTTTGGATGGGTAGTAACAATACGTCACAGTATAATATGGATTTAATTGATCCCGTGATTTTAAACCGCACGTTTCTCATTTTCAGGTTGCCCTTTATTTATGGTAGAAAAATAATCGTTTCTAGCTGAAGATATCTTTTTCAACGACGTTTTGATGAGTTCATGATACTTGTCAAGCATTGGTTAGTAGTAGGTGCTAACTGAATAACTGTCTTGAACTAGACGTTCAGTACGTTCATGAAATGTCATTTACCAGGTGTACTGGTGATTATGAAAAAGGTTAATACGAATGATCGGCTTCTGAACTTGCAGTTGTTGAAAATCGGGGTTTTATTCATAGTTGTTTAATGATGTACTAGTGATCCTTAGAAAAGTATCGTCAGCATGAAAAGTTGATTAAAACTGACAACATAAGCGTCAATGCATAATGTTTGAAAGACCAGTTTATCGAGGATTAACAATACTGCATTTTCATGCAAGGTGTATTAACGACTTCTCCTTCTTTACTTATAAAAAGCCCGTTTTACGACCACTCCGACATTTTAAACTTGTCAAGTTTACTGATCCTAGCTGAATCCTTCTTTGAATCCTAAAATGTTTAGGTGATATGATTGTCACACCAATCGAACAATTGTCCATAAAGTCACCTGAGCAACAGAAACATCCATGAAAGTTGAATGATTACATTAGTGGTTGGGCCTAGAAGACCAGGTATGATACATATAGAGAATATATATTCGACTCCCCGAAGTCAAAACGTTTTTAGCGAAGGCCTACGTAGAATCAGTCACTGTGACAACTCTTATGCTAATGGAATTCCTTCATATTTGGGTTTCGGAATAATAGTAAGCAACCTCAAAGCTAGGGATGACTGTGAAGAAATAATTCTCAGAGGCTTTCAAACCTTGTGGAAATCTAAGTCATGTGTTGGAGCCCGTACACAAGTTATATACATTGTACGACGCACATGACATGCTACATCCGGGATACGGGGTCCGATTAACTAAATCTCGTACAAAATGTAAGGGAGCAAGGTGTCTGCACCAGACCGCGTTTATGCAATATCATGCTGCGGGTTTCTTACAATAGTTAGCCAGCTTAGGTTATGCATACTTCGATGCTCCCAACATTTTAAAAGTATGTCGGACTtctgatttaattttatttggGATTGTTGTAAGAAAAATGTTTCGGACAACAGTATCGTCATGCATTGTTATCCTGTAAGGCTTTTATATACATCTCCAACCTCTGAAATAAATCGACTGAATATATCGTTcacatttgtttaaatttagAAGAGAATGTAAAGTGATGGACGTAACGCTCCATATCATTAGAATAAAACCAGACTGGCTATACTCAGTTTACCAGTCCTTCTAGAAATAAGCTTATCCTCATATAAGCAGCTTGGAATGCTTAGCAACAGTTCACTAGGCCTCTGAATGAATAAGTGTGTGGAAGCTAGGCTGGTGGCGTTACATGTGACttaaaaaatgaatagttttatcTGCATACAAAAGTAAGTAACAGCGATGAATAATTCAATGTCAATCAATTTCTTTGCTTTTCGCGGCAGCCATAGTCAGTGAAAGATTTATTATTGGATCTGCGTAACCAAtttttcagtaaatttatcatcTCCGGATGGTTACACTGCTTCCTACCTGATAAGTCCCTCAACGCAAACCTGTTGAATGCCTGGAATAGCTGAACCATATCACTGTAGCACAGCCACTCCGTAAGTATCAATTTCCCAAACTTATCCAAGGTATTCGACAGGGTCGACAGCCGCATTCTAAAGTCTACACTTATATTTGGGTGCCTGTTGACTTATCTTTGTTACCATCTGTATGGGAGATCACAAACTGTCTGAATTAACACTAACGTGTCAAATTGCATTTGGAAGCGAGTAAATTACCACAAGGCCCAATCTCTGAATTGCTTTATTTCATACTATGCAGTGCTGATCTACCTGGCGCTCTAGACTCTCAAACTCTCTTTCAAGCCCATAAGTTTAGAATCTAGGGAGAATGAGCTAACTCAGATGGCATCTTGGCTCTTCAAAGAAACTTACATAAGACACATAACTAGGTGTGAtaattaagagtatttgaatcatATTATAAACTAGGAATCTCAGAAATAACGTATTTTATCAAGAAGtaataaatgaatatgaatgaatgtattgtatttaggattcaaaatcaaaacaggcatcaatacaaaggaatcattggttcatattaACACCACATTAAGCGGCAGAAAATCTGGTTCCCCTCAATCCATATGAATACAGTGTTAATGGTGAGCGTCAGTGATATGTTATTCACCACGTACTTTCTAGGAAACCCCAGTGTTATACTCCCCACCACTGAATGGGACCTGGGCGTCACTTTTTGCGATAATCTTGCCATCTTTTCTTCTGGGGAGTCTACAGTCATTAATATATGCTCACACTTAGTATTTCATTCAGGAACAGCTGGCAGGCCGATTTCCGAACTACTCAAAGCTACTATCAGCGTTTATCTAAAATCCCATTCGGAAAAAACACAGGGGCCATATCCCCTACCTTAAAAGAGATATTGTTGGCTTGGAACGTGTGGAAAGAAAGACAATAAGGAAGGCACTCCAACTTAAGAACTAAACCCCAATCAGCCTGCCTGTAAAACCCTGATCTTTACGGCTAGCGTAGGACTGGAGAACCACTGATACGTTTCAGTAGTAAGTCACACTTAAAATGACATTCATTCAAGTTGAAACAAGGAGGAGTACGAGCAAACTTTTGTGTGGTTCAAATCAGCAATCTATAGAACCTATTACCTGAAAGTCAAAGTGACGGCACTTTCCACTGAAAGCTTAGAAGAGAGGTTACTTTAGCGCTATGGATACCAAATAGGATTACTCCACTtccattatttaataaatagcTTTATCCCCAACTGCTCGAAGAAATACACTGAAAACCCTAACTATTTAGATGCAAGGAATAAACAGTCTATAAGATCTACCAAGCAAATCAAAGTCTCATATCAGAGAAAAAAATACTGGTATATAAACTCTAAAATCTTGATGACATCGTTCTTCCTCTGCTGACATTTAATCGTTTTGTAAACAGCTAGCCTCGCCACCTGCTAAATGCTATTATTGCCTTTGTTTGAAACTTTCGAGCGATCTTATACTTAAAGTCTGCTTGATTTGCTTCAAGGACTATGGACCCCGACGCGAAAGTCCTCTCGGATCTTGAGACTCAGTTAGATGTAAGAGATGAGTTGAGGTCTATTTGTTCAAGAATATATTTATGGTGCTTTCTTCGACGGGTTTGCATGATTCTGATATCTCAGAATCACAACATGGGCTAAATGATAAACATATGGCATCGCTTCTAGACGCTTGCCGACAAATGGACTCATGGTTTATTAAGAAGCGCCTCGCATTATCAACATACTACCAGGAATATGCTTTAAAAGAGGTATTTAAAAGTTCATACTAATGGTGTTCTAGGAGATTGACGCCTTAAATGCTGAGTGCATAAGAAAAGAGAAGCTCGCTCAGGAATTAAAAGGAAGAATAGAAGACTACTCAAAGTCTATCCAAGTTATTATAGATCAGGTACACTCATCTTGTTTTGGCTAATTTTTTAGTTCTCA
It contains:
- a CDS encoding putative mediator of RNA polymerase II transcription subunit 28 (Mediator complex subunit 28) (Tumor angiogenesis marker EG-1) (Endothelial-derived protein 1) (Merlin and Grb2-interacting cytoskeletal protein) (Magicin); this translates as MDPDAKVLSDLETQLDNIFMVLSSTGLHDSDISESQHGLNDKHMASLLDACRQMDSWFIKKRLALSTYYQEYALKEEIDALNAECIRKEKLAQELKGRIEDYSKSIQVIIDQSKGNQIIPGYSAYEYLNEPKKRMLNGLRFQELLRLQKLKDSAKWLEDLGKRSFIYGVDSLADDEYD